In Stomoxys calcitrans chromosome 2, idStoCalc2.1, whole genome shotgun sequence, the following proteins share a genomic window:
- the LOC106087206 gene encoding protein neuralized isoform X1 has product MGLTEMPAGYMTQSSGTGGQVLVMDHHHHHHHLHVQHHNMDPHHEKDKMNSKKKMHLLKKIKKRFGLVRRSPSSCPGPNNLPPLQFHHVHGDNIRISRDGTIARRFESFCRAITFSARPVRINERICVKFAEISNNWNGGIRFGFTSNDPATLEGNLPKYACPDLTNRPGFWAKALHEQYCEKDNVLYYYVNSAGDVIYGINNEEKGVILSGIDTRGCLWTIIDIYGNCTGIEFLDARVYMYQQSGGVGMPPSVMAPGMTGTLPGPQMVGALNPHNPNQQSRRSLPASGGYENDLERSIMPSMQSLNLTGDQVAIASDLANGLPPLRYNGNGRLIPVPFHITKGRNVRLSHDRFIASRTENDFCQGYVFTARPIRIGEKIIVQILKTEQMYVGALALGLTSCNPAALQPGDLPNDSDFLLDRPEYWVVSKDIAAAPQRGDEIAFFVAPNGEVTISKNNGPAVVVMHVDQSLQLWAFLDVYGSTQSVRMFRQQLPNMVNYPPAVIAGSSQRIVNIPVSESMNSLNSQISENRKIIHPSQLNVTHGTISASSSTLASMQSTNNLAAGTTSGILNGTCSPPSAAAATGRMISMPSNGEMIQIQPTNGGGTVLVVNLPPATSALDLNSLAATTQAARIGQQTSNNGIGSGSSANCSSGASSNSNVNTLVGNINNAQFMETNTAVTMAVNNVSANNKWSKDTVDSSDSAGAECTICYENQIDSVLYSCGHMCMCYDCAIEQWRGVGGGQCPLCRAVIRDVIRTYTT; this is encoded by the exons TTCGCCGTTCTCCTTCATCTTGCCCAGGTCCCAATAATTTGCCCCCTTTACAGTTTCATCATGTGCATGGTGATAACATTCGTATTTCACGAGATGGCACTATCGCGCGACGTTTTGAAAGCTTTTGCCGTGCTATTACCTTTTCGGCGCGACCTGTTCGCATTAACGAAAGAATTTGTGTTAAATTTGCCGAGATCTCCAACAATTGGAATGGTGGCATACGCTTTGGTTTCACCAGCAATGATCCGGCCACCTTAGAGGGTAATTTGCCCAAATATGCGTGTCCCGATTTAACAAATCGTCCTGGATTCTGGGCCAAAGCTTTGCATGAACAATACTGTGAAAAGGACAATGTTCTGTATTATTATGTCAATTCTGCCGGTGATGTGATCTATGGCATTAACAATGAAGAAAAAGGTGTTATATTATCGGGCATTGACACGCGAGGTTGTCTCTGGACCATCATTGATATATATGGCAACTGCACTGGTATAGAGTTTTTGGATGCTCGTGTTTATATGTATCAACAAAGTGGTGGTGTCGGTATGCCACCCTCTGTAATGGCGCCTGGCATGACTGGTACTTTGCCGGGTCCTCAGATGGTTGGTGCTCTAAACCCCCACAACCCCAATCAACAATCGAGAAGATCTCTACCCGCAAGTGGCGGCTATGAAAATGATTTGGAACGCAGCATTATGCCATCTATGCAGTCTTTAAACTTAACCGGTGACCAAGTAGCAATAGCCTCTGATCTGGCCAATGGTTTGCCTCCCTTGCGTTACAATGGTAATGGCCGCCTTATACCAGTACCGTTTCACATCACCAAAGGACGCAATGTGCGGCTATCGCACGATCGTTTTATTGCCTCGCGTACCGAAAATGATTTCTGCCAAGGTTATGTCTTCACTGCCCGTCCCATAAGAATAGGTGAGAAGATCATCGTTCAAATATTGAAAACCGAACAAATGTACGTTGGGGCTTTGGCCCTGGGTTTGACATCGTGCAATCCAGCTGCCTTGCAGCCGGGAGACTTGCCAAATGATTCGGATTTCCTTTTGGATCGTCCTGAATATTGGGTTGTGAGCAAAGATATAGCGGCGGCCCCTCAGAGAGGCGATGAAATTGCCTTCTTTGTGGCCCCCAACGGTGAGGTGACCATCAGCAAGAACAATGGCCCTGCGGTGGTGGTGATGCATGTCGATCAATCTTTACAACTATGGGCATTCTTAGATGTGTACGGCTCTACGCAATCGGTGCGTATGTTCCGTCAACAATTACCCAACATGGTCAATTATCCTCCTGCCGTTATAGCTGGTTCCTCGCAGCGCATAGTCAACATACCAGTGTCTGAATCAATGAATAGTCTGAATAGTCAAATATCTGAAAATCGTAAAATTATACACCCATCCCAGTTGAATGTTACACACGGCACTATAAGTGCCTCCTCCTCAACGCTAGCCTCAATGCAATCAACCAATAATTTGGCAGCCGGTACTACCTCAGGTATATTGAATGGCACCTGTTCACCCCCCAGTGCTGCTGCTGCAACGGGACGCATGATCAGTATGCCCTCGAATGGTGAAATGATACAAATTCAACCCACCAATGGTGGTGGTACAGTGCTCGTCGTTAATTTACCTCCTGCCACATCAGCGTTAGACTTGAATAGTCTGGCGGCAACAACACAAGCGGCTCGCATAGGTCAACAAACATCAAATAATGGTATCGGCAGTGGCAGTTCAGCCAATTGCTCAAGTGGTGCCAGCAGCAATTCTAATGTGAATACACTTGTGGGAAATATCAATAACGCACAGTTTATGGAG ACAAACACTGCCGTTACAATGGCTGTCAATAATGTTAGTGCAAATAATAAATGGTCCAAGGACACAGTGGATAGTTCGGATTCAGCTGGAGCTGAATGCACAATAtgctatgaaaatcaaatcgaTTCTGTACTGTACAGTTGTGGTCATATGTGTATGTGCTACGATTGTGCCATTGAACAATGGCGAGGTGTGGGTGGTGGTCAATGTCCACTGTGTCGGGCTGTTATACGCGATGTTATACGTACTTATACAACATAA
- the LOC106087206 gene encoding protein neuralized isoform X2, producing the protein MGTSGSKIVRRSPSSCPGPNNLPPLQFHHVHGDNIRISRDGTIARRFESFCRAITFSARPVRINERICVKFAEISNNWNGGIRFGFTSNDPATLEGNLPKYACPDLTNRPGFWAKALHEQYCEKDNVLYYYVNSAGDVIYGINNEEKGVILSGIDTRGCLWTIIDIYGNCTGIEFLDARVYMYQQSGGVGMPPSVMAPGMTGTLPGPQMVGALNPHNPNQQSRRSLPASGGYENDLERSIMPSMQSLNLTGDQVAIASDLANGLPPLRYNGNGRLIPVPFHITKGRNVRLSHDRFIASRTENDFCQGYVFTARPIRIGEKIIVQILKTEQMYVGALALGLTSCNPAALQPGDLPNDSDFLLDRPEYWVVSKDIAAAPQRGDEIAFFVAPNGEVTISKNNGPAVVVMHVDQSLQLWAFLDVYGSTQSVRMFRQQLPNMVNYPPAVIAGSSQRIVNIPVSESMNSLNSQISENRKIIHPSQLNVTHGTISASSSTLASMQSTNNLAAGTTSGILNGTCSPPSAAAATGRMISMPSNGEMIQIQPTNGGGTVLVVNLPPATSALDLNSLAATTQAARIGQQTSNNGIGSGSSANCSSGASSNSNVNTLVGNINNAQFMETNTAVTMAVNNVSANNKWSKDTVDSSDSAGAECTICYENQIDSVLYSCGHMCMCYDCAIEQWRGVGGGQCPLCRAVIRDVIRTYTT; encoded by the exons TTCGCCGTTCTCCTTCATCTTGCCCAGGTCCCAATAATTTGCCCCCTTTACAGTTTCATCATGTGCATGGTGATAACATTCGTATTTCACGAGATGGCACTATCGCGCGACGTTTTGAAAGCTTTTGCCGTGCTATTACCTTTTCGGCGCGACCTGTTCGCATTAACGAAAGAATTTGTGTTAAATTTGCCGAGATCTCCAACAATTGGAATGGTGGCATACGCTTTGGTTTCACCAGCAATGATCCGGCCACCTTAGAGGGTAATTTGCCCAAATATGCGTGTCCCGATTTAACAAATCGTCCTGGATTCTGGGCCAAAGCTTTGCATGAACAATACTGTGAAAAGGACAATGTTCTGTATTATTATGTCAATTCTGCCGGTGATGTGATCTATGGCATTAACAATGAAGAAAAAGGTGTTATATTATCGGGCATTGACACGCGAGGTTGTCTCTGGACCATCATTGATATATATGGCAACTGCACTGGTATAGAGTTTTTGGATGCTCGTGTTTATATGTATCAACAAAGTGGTGGTGTCGGTATGCCACCCTCTGTAATGGCGCCTGGCATGACTGGTACTTTGCCGGGTCCTCAGATGGTTGGTGCTCTAAACCCCCACAACCCCAATCAACAATCGAGAAGATCTCTACCCGCAAGTGGCGGCTATGAAAATGATTTGGAACGCAGCATTATGCCATCTATGCAGTCTTTAAACTTAACCGGTGACCAAGTAGCAATAGCCTCTGATCTGGCCAATGGTTTGCCTCCCTTGCGTTACAATGGTAATGGCCGCCTTATACCAGTACCGTTTCACATCACCAAAGGACGCAATGTGCGGCTATCGCACGATCGTTTTATTGCCTCGCGTACCGAAAATGATTTCTGCCAAGGTTATGTCTTCACTGCCCGTCCCATAAGAATAGGTGAGAAGATCATCGTTCAAATATTGAAAACCGAACAAATGTACGTTGGGGCTTTGGCCCTGGGTTTGACATCGTGCAATCCAGCTGCCTTGCAGCCGGGAGACTTGCCAAATGATTCGGATTTCCTTTTGGATCGTCCTGAATATTGGGTTGTGAGCAAAGATATAGCGGCGGCCCCTCAGAGAGGCGATGAAATTGCCTTCTTTGTGGCCCCCAACGGTGAGGTGACCATCAGCAAGAACAATGGCCCTGCGGTGGTGGTGATGCATGTCGATCAATCTTTACAACTATGGGCATTCTTAGATGTGTACGGCTCTACGCAATCGGTGCGTATGTTCCGTCAACAATTACCCAACATGGTCAATTATCCTCCTGCCGTTATAGCTGGTTCCTCGCAGCGCATAGTCAACATACCAGTGTCTGAATCAATGAATAGTCTGAATAGTCAAATATCTGAAAATCGTAAAATTATACACCCATCCCAGTTGAATGTTACACACGGCACTATAAGTGCCTCCTCCTCAACGCTAGCCTCAATGCAATCAACCAATAATTTGGCAGCCGGTACTACCTCAGGTATATTGAATGGCACCTGTTCACCCCCCAGTGCTGCTGCTGCAACGGGACGCATGATCAGTATGCCCTCGAATGGTGAAATGATACAAATTCAACCCACCAATGGTGGTGGTACAGTGCTCGTCGTTAATTTACCTCCTGCCACATCAGCGTTAGACTTGAATAGTCTGGCGGCAACAACACAAGCGGCTCGCATAGGTCAACAAACATCAAATAATGGTATCGGCAGTGGCAGTTCAGCCAATTGCTCAAGTGGTGCCAGCAGCAATTCTAATGTGAATACACTTGTGGGAAATATCAATAACGCACAGTTTATGGAG ACAAACACTGCCGTTACAATGGCTGTCAATAATGTTAGTGCAAATAATAAATGGTCCAAGGACACAGTGGATAGTTCGGATTCAGCTGGAGCTGAATGCACAATAtgctatgaaaatcaaatcgaTTCTGTACTGTACAGTTGTGGTCATATGTGTATGTGCTACGATTGTGCCATTGAACAATGGCGAGGTGTGGGTGGTGGTCAATGTCCACTGTGTCGGGCTGTTATACGCGATGTTATACGTACTTATACAACATAA